CTGTACAACGTGACGTTCAGCCGCGACCGGGTCACGGTCCAGTCCTACTCGGACAACGCGATCCTCGCAAAGGTCGAGACCTGGGCGGACACCGTGCCGGCCTTAGCCTGATTCGGAGGAAGGATCATGGAAACCGAAGTGCAGATAACACTCCTGTTCTTGGGACCGAGCATCTCCGGATGCGAGGTGGAGAAGATCGCGGCTGGTCAGCCCCGGAGGGGATGACCATGGAGAACGAAGTTCTTATCACCGCGATCTTCGTGGGTGCAGGATTGCTGGCCTACATCATCATCCCCGGGTTACTCGTAATCTGGGACAGGGTGCTCGACTACATGGGCGGGTTCTAAAAAAAAGAAAATGTGTGAAATCCACTGGGCAGGGGAGAGATCCCCTGCTCTATCTTTCCTGATCCCGGATTACTTTTCAAAACTGATTCTTTAAAAAAACGAAGAGTTCCAGAATTACTGCACCGCAACAAACGCGGCAGAGGCATGAGCTCTTGGGACAGGAAGACCATCTTCAAGTAATCCCTTCACGTGGAGCTCGATGGCCTCATGCATCCGGTGTTCCGTCTCCTCCCGCGTCTTTCCTGATGCAACGCAGCCCGGAAGATCCGGGGAATACGCCGAATAATTCTTTCCTGCTTTTTCTACGATAACCAGAAACCTGTGCATGGATCTAGTACTCCTTTAATTTCTGAAGAATTGAGCACGGCGAAATTCGAAGACGAGAAGAGTTCAGCAGAACTCTTCGATGGTGCCTGCATTGCTGTTCATAGTACCG
Above is a genomic segment from Methanoregula sp. containing:
- a CDS encoding type II toxin-antitoxin system HicB family antitoxin gives rise to the protein MHRFLVIVEKAGKNYSAYSPDLPGCVASGKTREETEHRMHEAIELHVKGLLEDGLPVPRAHASAAFVAVQ